One Anaerohalosphaeraceae bacterium DNA segment encodes these proteins:
- the leuS gene encoding leucine--tRNA ligase, giving the protein MENGRYDFLAIEKKWQDYWLRNKTFKAPDGRPLPKGQQPPQPDPKAPLHERPKYYVLDMFPYPSAQGLHVGHPEGYTASDIVARYKRMKGYNVLHPIGWDAFGLPAEQYAVQTGTHPAVTTQRNIENMRRQIQALGFSYDWDRQVDTTDIRYYKWTQWIFLKFYNSWFDEKLQKARPIEELPIPEEIAAQGEKAVRKYIDDHRLAYEAEAPVNWCPALGTVLANEEVVGGVSERGGYPVIRKPMRQWMLRITRYAERLLEGLNQLDWPESIKKLQQDWIGRSVGAEVSFSVVGHNTTIRIFTTRPDTLFGATYMVLAPEHPLVDQITTPQYKQAVAEYKEQAARKSDLDRTELSKEKTGQFTGAFAVNPVNGKQIPIWISDYVLISYGTGAIMAVPAHDERDFEFAQKFGLPIIPVVKPDDPALAQQVQAGQVCFTGDGTAFNSGPFDGLPTPVFKEKITAWLEEKGLGKKAVNYKLRDWLFSRQRYWGEPFPILHTEDGRTIALSESDLPLGLPELDDFKPTGTGEPPLAKAVDWVNVTLPDGTKAKRETNTMPQWAGSCWYYLRYLDPTNDKAPFDPNIEKYWMPVDLYIGGAEHAVLHLLYSRFWHKLLYDLGYVSTPEPFQKLINQGMILGEDNQKMSKSRGNVINPDSVIAQYGADSMRLYEMFMGPLEAVKPWSMQGVEGVHRFLHKVWRLVVDPETGNLNPAVQDADPDEQTLRLLHQTIKKVTSDIENFAFNTAISQMMIFVNHLGRQTIRPRQILEPFILILSPFAPHIAEELWQRLGHSNTLAYEPWPQFDPQLAQEKQVELALQLCGKIKDRFCVSADADEQEIERLALAHPKIQAVLNGQKPKKVIIVKSRLVNIIP; this is encoded by the coding sequence ATGGAAAACGGCCGATACGACTTTCTTGCGATCGAAAAAAAATGGCAGGATTATTGGCTTCGCAATAAAACTTTTAAGGCCCCGGACGGCCGACCCCTTCCAAAAGGCCAGCAGCCCCCTCAGCCCGACCCGAAAGCTCCGCTTCACGAACGCCCCAAGTACTACGTCCTCGATATGTTTCCCTATCCGTCCGCCCAGGGGCTCCATGTCGGCCATCCGGAAGGATACACCGCCAGCGATATTGTCGCACGGTACAAGCGAATGAAGGGCTACAATGTCCTCCATCCGATCGGCTGGGACGCCTTCGGGCTGCCTGCCGAACAGTACGCCGTCCAGACCGGCACCCATCCGGCCGTCACCACCCAGCGGAATATCGAAAACATGCGACGCCAGATTCAGGCCCTCGGTTTCAGCTATGACTGGGACCGACAGGTCGATACCACCGATATCCGCTATTACAAATGGACTCAATGGATTTTCCTGAAGTTCTACAACAGCTGGTTCGACGAAAAACTCCAGAAGGCCCGACCGATTGAAGAGCTGCCGATTCCGGAAGAAATTGCTGCCCAGGGCGAGAAAGCGGTCCGGAAATACATCGATGACCACCGGCTTGCCTACGAGGCCGAAGCCCCGGTCAACTGGTGCCCGGCTCTCGGAACCGTGCTGGCCAATGAAGAAGTCGTCGGCGGCGTCAGCGAACGCGGCGGCTATCCGGTCATCCGAAAGCCGATGCGTCAATGGATGCTTCGCATCACCCGCTATGCCGAACGCCTCCTCGAAGGCCTCAATCAGCTCGACTGGCCCGAATCCATCAAAAAACTTCAGCAGGACTGGATTGGACGCAGTGTCGGTGCGGAAGTCAGTTTCTCCGTCGTCGGCCATAACACCACAATCCGTATCTTCACCACCCGCCCCGACACGCTCTTTGGGGCCACGTATATGGTTCTGGCTCCGGAACATCCGCTTGTGGACCAAATCACAACCCCGCAATACAAACAAGCCGTTGCGGAGTACAAAGAGCAGGCCGCCCGGAAAAGCGACCTCGACCGCACAGAATTATCCAAGGAAAAAACCGGTCAATTTACAGGGGCTTTTGCCGTCAATCCGGTCAACGGCAAACAGATTCCTATCTGGATTAGCGATTATGTCCTTATCAGTTACGGCACCGGTGCCATTATGGCCGTGCCGGCCCATGACGAACGCGACTTCGAATTCGCCCAAAAATTCGGCCTGCCCATCATCCCCGTTGTCAAACCCGACGACCCGGCGCTGGCCCAACAGGTCCAGGCCGGACAAGTCTGTTTCACCGGCGATGGAACGGCCTTCAATTCCGGACCGTTTGACGGCCTGCCTACACCGGTTTTCAAAGAGAAAATCACAGCCTGGCTCGAAGAAAAAGGGCTGGGGAAAAAGGCCGTTAATTACAAACTGCGCGATTGGCTCTTCAGCCGGCAGCGCTACTGGGGCGAGCCCTTCCCCATCCTCCACACGGAGGACGGACGCACCATCGCCCTTTCCGAATCCGACCTGCCGCTGGGCTTGCCCGAACTGGACGATTTTAAACCCACCGGCACCGGAGAACCGCCCCTGGCCAAGGCCGTGGACTGGGTCAATGTCACCCTGCCGGACGGGACAAAAGCCAAACGCGAAACCAACACCATGCCCCAATGGGCCGGCAGCTGCTGGTATTACCTGCGCTACCTCGACCCGACAAACGACAAGGCACCCTTCGACCCCAATATCGAAAAATACTGGATGCCGGTTGACTTGTATATCGGCGGGGCCGAGCATGCCGTTCTCCATCTGCTCTATTCCCGGTTCTGGCATAAACTGCTCTATGACCTCGGATATGTCTCCACGCCGGAACCTTTCCAGAAACTGATTAATCAGGGAATGATTCTGGGGGAAGACAACCAGAAAATGAGCAAATCCCGCGGCAATGTCATCAATCCCGATTCTGTCATTGCCCAATACGGCGCCGACTCGATGCGGCTTTATGAAATGTTCATGGGGCCCCTGGAAGCCGTCAAACCCTGGAGCATGCAGGGGGTTGAAGGCGTTCACCGCTTTCTCCATAAAGTCTGGCGGCTCGTGGTGGACCCCGAAACCGGAAATCTGAATCCGGCGGTTCAGGACGCAGACCCCGATGAACAAACCCTGCGGCTGCTCCACCAGACTATCAAAAAAGTGACCTCAGACATCGAAAACTTCGCCTTCAACACCGCCATCAGCCAAATGATGATTTTTGTCAATCACCTCGGCCGTCAGACCATCCGTCCCAGACAAATTCTCGAACCGTTTATCCTGATTTTGTCGCCGTTTGCTCCTCATATCGCCGAAGAACTCTGGCAGCGGCTGGGCCATTCCAACACGCTGGCTTATGAACCCTGGCCGCAATTTGACCCTCAGCTGGCGCAGGAAAAACAGGTGGAGCTGGCCCTCCAGCTCTGCGGCAAAATCAAAGACCGATTCTGTGTTTCCGCCGATGCGGATGAACAGGAAATCGAACGGCTGGCCCTGGCTCATCCGAAAATTCAGGCCGTTCTGAATGGACAAAAACCCAAAAAAGTCATCATCGTCAAATCCCGGCTGGTAAACATAATCCCGTAA